From a single Kitasatospora sp. NBC_00458 genomic region:
- a CDS encoding GNAT family N-acetyltransferase has translation MTTPQDHRTVEYVWRGPFTDHELDALHAAAFTGPVGPTGPGSPAAAATPWRARLERHSAGWVCARPAPDGPLLGFVNVLWDGGVHAFLLDTAVDPGAHRLGIGTRLVAAAAEGARAAGCDWLHVDFEPHLRPYYFGACGFRPTDAGLLAL, from the coding sequence ATGACAACCCCCCAGGATCACCGAACTGTGGAGTACGTCTGGCGTGGTCCCTTCACCGACCACGAGCTGGACGCCCTGCACGCCGCGGCCTTCACCGGCCCCGTCGGTCCCACCGGCCCCGGGAGCCCCGCGGCGGCCGCCACCCCCTGGCGCGCCCGGCTGGAGCGCCACAGCGCCGGGTGGGTCTGCGCCCGGCCCGCACCCGACGGCCCGCTGCTCGGCTTCGTCAACGTGCTCTGGGACGGCGGCGTCCACGCCTTCCTCCTCGACACCGCCGTCGACCCGGGGGCCCACCGCCTCGGGATCGGCACCCGGCTGGTCGCCGCGGCCGCCGAGGGCGCCCGCGCGGCCGGCTGCGACTGGCTCCACGTCGACTTCGAACCGCACCTGCGCCCCTACTACTTCGGCGCCTGCGGCTTCCGGCCCACCGACGCGGGGCTCCTCGCCCTCTGA
- a CDS encoding M4 family metallopeptidase produces the protein MSPTSSSRRPLAAGAIAATAALLAATFTAGTASAASPSDRDAAIAQARSNVTRNAAVFGYGDGQDLVVKDVVLDADGSRHVRFDRTYLGLPVVGGDLVVHQDARGRLKDSSRAAAHDAAVSSIVPKVPAQLTAGRALEAAPGVSDATSSPELVVWAADGTPRLAWRTTVQGTGDHGQPAGRVVVTDARSGEQIESYDSEHQAAGLGHSEYTGDVTIDTTPQSGGYALIDPVRHHTTRDAHNAGAGSLTPTSGTLFTDADNVWGDGRKFSTDRATAAVDAHANTAWTYDYYKNVFNRSGIKNDGKGATVFVHVGTRWDNAQWSDTCFCMMTGDGDGNVDPEQVDLDTMGHEMTHGVTSATANLRYSGESGGLNESTSDIFGTMVEWYADNPVDKPDYLFSDQSTPPWLRRFDKPSLDGGSADCWTRKVGQLDVHNSSGVGNHWFFLASEGSGARTVNGVSYNSPTCNGSTVTGIGNQKVAKIWYRALTVYMTSTTDYKGARTASLNAARDLYGATGTEYKAVAAAWSAVSVG, from the coding sequence GTGAGCCCCACCTCCTCTTCCCGCCGCCCCCTCGCGGCCGGAGCCATAGCGGCCACCGCCGCCCTCCTCGCCGCCACCTTCACGGCCGGCACCGCCTCCGCCGCGTCCCCCTCCGACCGCGACGCGGCGATCGCCCAGGCCCGCTCCAACGTCACCCGCAACGCCGCGGTCTTCGGCTACGGCGACGGCCAGGACCTGGTCGTGAAGGACGTCGTGCTGGACGCCGACGGCAGCCGGCACGTGCGCTTCGACCGCACCTACCTCGGCCTGCCCGTCGTCGGCGGCGACCTGGTGGTGCACCAGGACGCCCGCGGCCGCCTCAAGGACTCCTCCCGCGCCGCCGCCCACGACGCCGCCGTGAGCTCGATCGTCCCCAAGGTCCCCGCCCAGCTCACCGCCGGCCGCGCACTCGAAGCCGCTCCCGGCGTCAGCGACGCCACCAGCTCCCCCGAGCTGGTCGTCTGGGCCGCCGACGGCACCCCGCGCCTCGCCTGGCGCACCACCGTCCAGGGCACCGGCGACCACGGCCAGCCCGCGGGCCGCGTCGTCGTCACCGACGCCCGCAGCGGCGAGCAGATCGAGTCCTACGACTCCGAGCACCAGGCCGCCGGCCTCGGCCACTCCGAGTACACCGGCGACGTCACCATCGACACCACCCCGCAGTCCGGCGGCTACGCCCTGATCGACCCGGTGCGCCACCACACCACCAGGGACGCGCACAACGCCGGCGCCGGCTCGCTCACCCCGACCTCGGGCACCCTCTTCACCGACGCCGACAACGTCTGGGGCGACGGGAGGAAGTTCTCCACCGACCGCGCCACCGCCGCCGTCGACGCCCACGCCAACACCGCCTGGACGTACGACTACTACAAGAACGTCTTCAACCGCAGCGGCATCAAGAACGACGGCAAGGGCGCCACCGTCTTCGTCCACGTCGGCACCAGGTGGGACAACGCCCAGTGGTCCGACACCTGCTTCTGCATGATGACCGGCGACGGCGACGGCAACGTCGACCCCGAGCAGGTCGACCTCGACACCATGGGCCACGAGATGACCCACGGCGTCACCAGCGCCACCGCCAACCTCCGCTACAGCGGCGAGTCCGGCGGCCTCAACGAGTCGACCTCCGACATCTTCGGCACCATGGTCGAGTGGTACGCCGACAACCCCGTCGACAAGCCGGACTACCTGTTCAGCGACCAGTCCACCCCGCCGTGGCTGCGCCGCTTCGACAAGCCGTCACTGGACGGCGGCTCGGCCGACTGCTGGACGAGGAAGGTCGGGCAGCTCGACGTCCACAACTCCTCGGGCGTCGGCAACCACTGGTTCTTCCTCGCCAGCGAGGGCAGCGGCGCCCGCACCGTCAACGGCGTCTCCTACAACAGCCCGACCTGCAACGGGTCCACCGTGACCGGCATCGGCAACCAGAAGGTCGCCAAGATCTGGTACCGCGCGCTGACCGTCTACATGACGTCCACCACCGACTACAAGGGCGCCCGCACCGCCTCCCTGAACGCCGCCAGGGACCTCTACGGCGCCACCGGCACCGAGTACAAGGCGGTCGCAGCCGCCTGGAGCGCCGTCTCCGTCGGCTGA
- a CDS encoding D-2-hydroxyacid dehydrogenase family protein gives MKLRCAVLDDFQGVATSLADWSPVADRVEVVAFREHFGSEDELVRAVADFDIIVTLRERVAFPAELFGRLPRLRLLVASGMRNSVIDHEAARAHGVTVCGTASSSTPPVELTWALLLGLARGLVEESTALRGGGPWQSTVGADLAGRRLGLLGLGRIGARVARVGLAFEMDVVAWSRNLTEERAAGVGVRRAGSMEELLSGSDFVSVHLALGDRTRGLLGAPELALLKPTAYLVNTSRAAIVDQGALLAALAGGRFAGAAVDVFDQEPLPAGHPVRTAPRLLATPHLGYVSQDNYRRYYGDAVEDIAAFLAGAPVRVLG, from the coding sequence ATGAAACTTCGCTGCGCCGTACTCGACGACTTCCAAGGGGTGGCCACCAGTCTCGCCGACTGGTCGCCGGTCGCGGACCGGGTGGAGGTGGTCGCGTTCCGGGAGCACTTCGGCTCCGAGGACGAACTCGTGCGCGCCGTGGCCGACTTCGACATCATCGTGACGCTGCGGGAGCGGGTGGCGTTCCCGGCGGAGCTGTTCGGCCGGCTTCCCCGGCTGCGGCTGCTGGTGGCCTCGGGCATGCGGAACTCGGTGATCGACCACGAGGCGGCCCGCGCGCACGGCGTGACCGTCTGCGGGACGGCGAGTTCCTCGACGCCGCCGGTCGAGCTGACCTGGGCGCTGCTCCTCGGGCTGGCGCGCGGGCTGGTGGAGGAGAGCACGGCGCTGCGCGGCGGCGGGCCGTGGCAGAGCACGGTGGGGGCCGATCTGGCGGGCCGCAGGCTGGGGCTGCTGGGGCTGGGGAGGATCGGTGCGCGGGTGGCCCGGGTGGGGCTCGCGTTCGAGATGGACGTGGTGGCGTGGAGCCGCAACCTGACGGAGGAGCGGGCGGCGGGGGTGGGCGTGCGGCGGGCCGGGTCGATGGAGGAACTGCTGAGCGGGAGCGACTTCGTCTCCGTCCACCTGGCGCTCGGGGACCGCACCCGGGGGCTGCTCGGCGCGCCCGAGCTGGCGCTGCTGAAGCCGACCGCGTACCTGGTCAACACCTCGCGGGCGGCCATCGTGGACCAGGGGGCGCTGCTCGCGGCGCTCGCCGGGGGGCGGTTCGCGGGTGCGGCGGTGGACGTCTTCGACCAGGAGCCGCTGCCCGCCGGCCACCCGGTGCGGACGGCTCCCCGGCTGCTGGCGACGCCGCACCTGGGGTACGTGTCGCAGGACAACTACCGCCGGTACTACGGCGATGCGGTGGAGGACATCGCGGCGTTCCTGGCCGGTGCGCCGGTCCGGGTGCTGGGCTGA
- a CDS encoding ABC transporter ATP-binding protein, translated as MPAVSRADIAPTAYAWEIRATGLKVRVGRKRMAVDGLDLSLGTGVHGLLGPNGAGKTTLIRALATVLRPAGGELELLGESVGGLGEHRALRRRIGYLPQEFGYYRRFTVREFVEYMAWLKEVPTADIPGAVQRAVERVGLADRADERMKALSGGMVRRVGIAQAIVNDPALLLLDEPTVGLDPAQRLRFRGLLQELGTDTCVVVSTHLVEDVAAACTDVVLFAEGRLVFQGTPDELAAAGGPEHVGDSPLERGYSALLVDPVRTRGAW; from the coding sequence ATGCCCGCAGTGAGCAGGGCCGACATCGCCCCCACGGCCTACGCCTGGGAGATCCGGGCGACCGGACTGAAGGTCAGGGTCGGCAGGAAGAGGATGGCCGTCGACGGACTGGACCTGTCGCTGGGCACCGGCGTCCACGGTCTCCTGGGCCCCAACGGAGCGGGCAAGACCACCCTGATCCGGGCCCTGGCCACCGTCCTGCGCCCCGCCGGGGGTGAGCTGGAGCTGCTCGGGGAGTCCGTGGGCGGGCTGGGCGAGCACCGCGCGCTGCGCCGCCGGATCGGCTACCTCCCCCAGGAGTTCGGCTACTACAGGCGTTTCACCGTGCGCGAGTTCGTCGAGTACATGGCCTGGCTGAAGGAGGTGCCCACCGCGGACATCCCCGGGGCGGTGCAGCGCGCCGTCGAGCGGGTCGGCCTGGCGGACCGGGCCGACGAGCGGATGAAGGCGCTGTCGGGCGGGATGGTGCGGCGGGTCGGCATCGCGCAGGCCATCGTCAACGACCCGGCCCTGCTGCTGCTGGACGAGCCGACGGTCGGCCTGGACCCGGCGCAGCGGCTGCGCTTCCGGGGACTCCTCCAGGAGCTGGGGACGGACACCTGCGTGGTCGTCTCGACCCACCTGGTGGAGGACGTCGCCGCCGCCTGCACCGACGTGGTGCTCTTCGCCGAGGGGAGGCTGGTCTTCCAGGGCACCCCGGACGAGCTGGCCGCGGCGGGCGGTCCGGAACACGTGGGGGACAGCCCGCTGGAGCGCGGCTACTCGGCGCTGCTGGTCGACCCCGTCCGGACGAGGGGGGCCTGGTGA
- a CDS encoding zf-HC2 domain-containing protein, producing the protein MNVEHASARLIDGYARGGTDLAADEVWALEAHLEGCRPCRDRLSAAVAAGAPALAALTEAVWSDLERQLAAAAPAPARRRRRVWRSARPAVWAPPAALPWPAMLLAVTLLALLPDLVGAGPGRVSVLLLLAPVLPVCGVAASWSRGLDPAYELTASTPRAGLQLVLRRTASVLAVVVPALLVGGWVTGVTAVQWLLPCLAFTSMTLALGGVIGVTRAAVVLVAAWAGVVAAPTLATSRTAFALQTGGLPVWGLLLVLGVAVVVVRRGAYTVLGAHR; encoded by the coding sequence ATGAACGTGGAACACGCGTCGGCACGGCTCATCGACGGGTACGCCCGCGGTGGCACGGACCTCGCCGCGGACGAGGTGTGGGCCCTGGAGGCCCATCTGGAGGGCTGCCGGCCCTGCCGCGACCGGCTGTCGGCCGCCGTCGCGGCCGGGGCGCCCGCCCTGGCGGCGCTGACCGAGGCCGTCTGGTCCGACCTCGAACGGCAGCTGGCCGCGGCCGCCCCGGCACCGGCGCGCCGTCGCCGGAGGGTGTGGCGGTCGGCGCGCCCGGCGGTGTGGGCGCCGCCCGCCGCCCTGCCGTGGCCGGCCATGCTCCTGGCCGTGACGCTGCTCGCGCTGCTGCCGGACCTGGTGGGCGCCGGACCCGGCCGGGTGTCCGTGCTGCTGCTGCTCGCCCCGGTCCTGCCGGTGTGCGGGGTGGCGGCCTCCTGGTCGCGCGGCCTGGACCCGGCGTACGAGCTGACGGCCTCCACACCGAGGGCGGGACTCCAGCTGGTGCTGCGGCGCACCGCCTCCGTGCTCGCCGTGGTGGTCCCCGCCTTGCTGGTGGGGGGATGGGTGACGGGGGTGACGGCCGTGCAGTGGCTGCTGCCCTGCCTGGCCTTCACCTCGATGACGCTGGCGCTCGGCGGGGTGATCGGCGTGACCCGCGCCGCCGTCGTCCTGGTGGCGGCATGGGCCGGGGTGGTGGCGGCGCCGACGCTGGCCACCAGCCGTACGGCCTTCGCCCTGCAGACGGGTGGTCTGCCGGTGTGGGGGCTGCTCCTCGTGCTCGGGGTCGCCGTCGTGGTCGTCCGCCGGGGTGCCTACACCGTGCTGGGAGCCCACCGCTGA
- a CDS encoding RNA polymerase sigma factor — protein sequence MARGDRAAFEELYRRTSPWLAVRLNRRCADQQIVAEVMQETYLAVWRAAGSFAGGRTGGTAVGWLWTIAARRLVDAFRRRAHHAEPPAAAAPHPVAPAAEEEALVATVGGDVGDALRRLAPELRDVLQAMVLDGLSVRETAVLLGLPEGTVKTRARRARIAMREALA from the coding sequence GTGGCCCGGGGAGACCGGGCCGCCTTCGAGGAGCTGTACCGGCGCACGTCGCCGTGGCTGGCGGTGCGCCTGAACCGGCGCTGCGCCGACCAGCAGATCGTCGCCGAGGTCATGCAGGAGACGTACCTCGCGGTGTGGCGGGCGGCGGGCTCGTTCGCCGGGGGCCGGACCGGCGGTACGGCGGTCGGGTGGCTGTGGACGATCGCCGCCCGCCGCCTCGTCGACGCGTTCCGGCGCAGGGCCCACCACGCGGAGCCGCCGGCCGCCGCCGCCCCGCACCCCGTGGCGCCCGCCGCCGAGGAGGAGGCACTGGTGGCGACCGTCGGCGGGGACGTCGGGGACGCACTGCGGCGCCTCGCGCCGGAGCTCAGGGACGTCCTGCAGGCGATGGTGCTCGACGGACTGTCCGTCCGGGAGACCGCCGTGCTGCTCGGACTGCCCGAAGGAACGGTCAAGACCCGTGCCCGCCGGGCCCGGATCGCGATGCGGGAGGCACTGGCATGA
- a CDS encoding sporulation protein: protein MNQLAHVAGLTTTYTHTSVANWCRRGMVPDWPVPKLLAQAIGERLGRSVQLAEIGMADAQTPDAAAGLDFPRDPADAVRVATSFWSSVNRRDFLAGSGFAVASFTTPVTRWLVSPADDSSAHRGSGRVGAVDLAELREAADDARRWDSKYGGGNWKANSVTACRQERAVPLLNGSFGDEVGRELFSVTAELSRLAGWTAFDVGQHEVAQRHFIQALRLARAGGDVQLGCYVLTTMAMQTLLRGFASEAVDMTQGAFERAKGQAAPRVLAFTKLIEARAHARDNDARAASAALTASESLLGRARDGGEEPAWIDFYHHARLSADAAEVFRDLRKPKEALVWNAQAAAMRPGVFTRSVGMRLAIVGTAHLQGGDLDQGLRLGHQAVDILARVQSSRALDYVREFNAALTPWRRETAVRDFVHRTRHELGVAA from the coding sequence GTGAACCAGCTGGCCCATGTGGCCGGGCTGACCACGACGTACACGCATACCTCGGTCGCGAACTGGTGCCGCCGGGGCATGGTCCCCGACTGGCCGGTGCCCAAGCTGTTGGCCCAGGCGATCGGCGAACGGCTCGGCAGGTCCGTGCAGTTGGCGGAGATCGGTATGGCGGATGCGCAGACACCGGACGCCGCGGCGGGGTTGGATTTCCCGCGAGACCCCGCCGACGCCGTGCGCGTCGCCACTTCGTTCTGGAGTTCCGTGAACCGCCGCGACTTCCTCGCCGGATCCGGGTTCGCCGTTGCCTCGTTCACGACGCCGGTGACCCGGTGGCTGGTGAGCCCGGCCGATGACTCCTCCGCCCATCGTGGCAGCGGCCGGGTCGGCGCCGTCGACCTTGCCGAACTGCGGGAGGCGGCCGACGACGCCCGGCGGTGGGACTCGAAGTACGGCGGCGGGAACTGGAAGGCGAACTCGGTGACGGCGTGCCGGCAGGAGCGGGCGGTGCCGCTGCTGAACGGGTCGTTCGGCGACGAGGTGGGCCGTGAGCTGTTCTCGGTCACCGCGGAGCTGTCCCGCCTGGCAGGCTGGACCGCCTTCGACGTCGGTCAGCACGAGGTCGCCCAGCGACACTTCATCCAGGCACTCCGCCTTGCCCGGGCCGGCGGTGACGTGCAGCTCGGCTGCTATGTGCTCACCACGATGGCGATGCAGACCCTGCTGCGGGGCTTCGCCAGTGAGGCCGTCGACATGACCCAGGGCGCCTTCGAGCGGGCCAAGGGCCAGGCCGCCCCCAGGGTCCTGGCGTTCACCAAGCTCATCGAGGCGCGGGCCCATGCCCGCGACAACGACGCCAGGGCGGCCTCGGCCGCGCTGACCGCCTCCGAGAGCCTGCTCGGCCGGGCCCGCGACGGCGGCGAGGAACCGGCGTGGATCGACTTCTATCACCACGCCCGGCTCTCCGCCGACGCTGCCGAGGTGTTCCGCGACCTGCGGAAGCCGAAGGAGGCGCTCGTCTGGAACGCGCAGGCCGCGGCCATGCGACCGGGCGTGTTCACCCGCTCGGTGGGCATGCGCCTGGCGATCGTGGGGACCGCTCACCTCCAGGGCGGCGATCTCGACCAGGGGCTGCGACTCGGTCACCAGGCCGTCGACATCCTCGCCCGCGTCCAGTCCAGCCGGGCCCTGGACTACGTCCGCGAGTTCAACGCCGCCCTCACCCCCTGGCGCCGCGAGACGGCCGTCCGCGACTTCGTCCACCGGACCCGGCACGAACTCGGCGTCGCCGCGTGA